One segment of Castanea sativa cultivar Marrone di Chiusa Pesio chromosome 3, ASM4071231v1 DNA contains the following:
- the LOC142628775 gene encoding putative helicase MAGATAMA 3 — translation MGGPPGTGKTMTLSILLFILQRMSCRTLVCAPTNVAITEAACHLLKLVKASPEAGYISEALLCSLGNILFMGSEDLLEVASDVKQIHLNYRVERLLEVLGPLKGLRHYSCSMIEFLEGWVSQYHIFMDGELMEKKERNSVKNYSKGECKTFLEFVIERFTSIAILLRRSISIFCTHIARSFILDHNFETMVSIMRVLDTFETLLSQNTINCEELLVQFSNHKNTESCHNSFKCISTLLNMKRGECIYILKVLLTALDSLDLPSAMDPSSVKKFCFQRASLIFCTASSSDMLHSLNMKPLELLLIDESAQLKECELIIPLQLPGLRHAILFGDHCQLPAMVNCNVSARAGFGRSLFERLSLMGHSKHFLNIQYGMHPLISFFPNSKFYGNKIVDAPNAKRGFVKRYLLGQIFGSYSFINISCGIEEPDGVHHSWKNMVEVAVIIKVVNNLYKAWNGSKQKLSIGVISPYTAQVIAVQEQIGKKYENLDGFAVKVKSIEGFQGGEADIIILSTVRCNSDGSISFASNHGRINVALTRARHCLWILGNETTLLNSQSVWKSIVCDAKDRRCFYNADEDENLTKYMLEVKKELLNMMTCLILP, via the exons ATGGGGGGTCCCCCGGGGACAGGGAAGACGATGACATTAAGTATCTTGCTCTTTATTCTCCAAAGAATGAGTTGTAGGACCCTTGTATGTGCACCAACAAATGTTGCAATTACAGAAGCAGCATGTCATCTGCTAAAACTGGTGAAAGCTTCACCTGAAGCTGGATATATAAGTGAAGCTTTGTTATGTTCGTTGGGTAATATTCTCTTTATGGGGAGCGAAGACCTGTTGGAAGTTGCTTCAGACGTTAAACAGATACATTTGAATTACCGTGTTGAAAGGCTTTTAGAGGTGCTGGGACCATTGAAAGGTTTAAGGCATTATTCTTGTTCAATGATTGAATTTCTTGAAGGGTGGGTTTCACAATACCATATTTTCATGGATGGTGAATTGATGGAAAAGAAAGAGCGCAACAGTGTGAAGAATTATAGCAAAGGAGAATGTAAAACCTTTCTTGAATTTGTAATAGAAAGATTCACATCAATTGCCATATTGCTAAGAAGATCGATCTCTATTTTCTGTACTCATATAGCCCGCAGCTTCATATTGGATCATAATTTTGAGACAATGGTTTCAATTATGAGGGTACTTGATACTTTTGAAACTTTGTTGTCTCAGAATACCATAAATTGTGAAGAGCTGCTGGTGCAATTTTCTAATCACAAGAATACTGAGAGTTGTCATAACTCTTTTAAGTGTATATCAACCTTGCTGAACATGAAAAGGGGTGAATGCATTTACATTCTCAAGGTACTGCTGACGGCTCTTGATTCACTTGACCTTCCAAGTGCTATGGATCCCAGCTCAGTGAAGAAATTCTGTTTTCAGAGAGCTTCCTTAATATTTTGCACTGCCTCTAGTTCTGATATGCTGCATTCACTTAATATGAAACCACTGGAATTGTTGCTCATTGATGAATCCGCACAATTGAAAGAGTGTGAATTGATCATACCATTGCAACTGCCTGGCCTTAGGCATGCTATTCTTTTCGGTGATCACTGTCAGTTACCTGCAATGGTTAATTGCAAT gttTCTGCCAGAGCTGGCTTTGGGAGAAGTTTATTTGAACGATTGAGTCTTATGGGCCATTCAAAGCACTTTTTGAATATCCAGTACGGGATGCATCCACTTATAAGTTTCTTCCCTAATTCCAAATTCTATGGCAATAAGATTGTAGATGCACCAAATGCTAAAAGAGGTTTTGTAAAACGCTATCTTCTGGGTCAAATATTTGGCTCATATTCTTTCATAAATATTTCTTGTGGGATAGAAGAACCGGATGGTGTTCACCATAGCTGGAAAAATATGGTTGAAGTTGCTGTTATAATAAAAGTAGTGAATAATCTGTATAAAG CATGGAATGGCTCAAAGCAGAAGCTTAGCATTGGTGTTATATCTCCATACACTGCGCAAGTTATTGCAGTCCAAGAGCAAATTGGGAAGAAGTATGAAAACCTCGATGGATTTGCAGTAAAGGTGAAGTCAATTGAAGGGTTCCAAGGTGGAGAAGCAGATATCATAATCCTATCTACTGTAAGATGTAATAGTGATGGATCGATTAGTTTTGCTTCCAATCATGGTAGAATTAATGTAGCTTTGACAAGGGCCAG ACATTGTCTTTGGATTTTGGGAAATGAAACAACCCTTTTAAATAGTCAATCTGTCTGGAAGTCAATTGTCTGTGATGCAAAAGATCGTCGGTGTTTTTATAATGCTGATGAAGATGAGAACTTGACCAAATACATGTTGGAGGTCAAGAAGGAGCTGCTGAATATGATGACTTGCTTAATTTtgccataa